In Pseudomonas flavescens, the sequence ATTGCCGCGAGCAGGGCATGCGCTGCATCGAATTGAACGTGTTCAAGTCCAATCAGGCAGCCCTGGCCCTTTATCGGCTATACGGCTTCGTCTGGGTCGACGACTTGCCGGTCTGCCAGCTACCGGCCGGGCACCGCGATCAGCCGCAAAGAATGCGCCTTGTACTGAAGAAGCCTTTGCTGGGCTGAAGCTCCGAACCGCATGCCTGGAACGTCCAGCCACCGTCGGGTTAAATGGTTTTGGTGGGCTAAAGCCCACCCTACGGTTCATGCCCCCGAGTAGGGTGGGCTTCAGCCCACCAGCGGTCACCATTTTACGGTTCATGCCCCGGGAGTAGGGTGGGCTTCAGCCCACCAGCGGTCACCATTCTACGGTTCATGCCCCGGGAGTAGGGTGGGCTTCAGCCCACCAGCGGTCACCATTCTACGGTTCATGCCCCGGGAGTAGGGTGGGCTTCAGCCCACCAGCGGTCACCATTTTACGGTTCATGCCCCGGGAGTAGGGTGGGCTTCAGCCCACCAGCGGTCACCATTTTACGGTTCATGCCTCTGGGGAGTAGGGTGGGCTTCAGCCCACCAGCGGTCACCATTTTACGGTTCATGCCTCTGGGGAGTAGGGTGGGCTTCAGCCCACCAGTGGTAACCATTTTACGGTTCATGCCTCTGGGGAGTAGGGTGGGCTTCAGCCCACCAGTGGTCACTATTCGCTGGCCATGACGAGCCTCCGTTTCAGTCACCCACTCGCCACGTTCAGGGCTTGCTGAATAGCGTGGTGCTCATATGATCGATGAACACACGCAGCTTGGGCAGCGCATATTTGCTGTTGGGCCAGAGCATCCAGAACGCGCCACCATGCTCCATGTGATCGGCGAGCACCGGCCGCAGGCGGCCAGCGGCAATGTCTTCGGCGATCAGGAAGTCCGGCAAGCAGGCGATTCCCAGGCCTGAGCGGGTAACCCGCAGCAGGCTGTCGAGGGTGTTGCAGATCACCCGCTGCCTGAGCGCACCTTCCAACTCCGCATTGGCGCCGCGCAGCGGCCAGCGATCAAGCTTGCCGCTGGCGTGGAAGCGGTACATCAGGCAGGCATGTTCGAGCAGGTCCGCCGGTTGCTGGGGCGTGCCGTGGCTGTGCAGATAATCCGGGCTGGCCACCAGTTGCTGGGCAAAGCTGCCGAGCTGCCGGGCGGTCAGCCGCGAGTCCTGCATGGGGCCGGTGCGGATCACCGCATCGAAGCCTTCCTCGAAGACGTCCACCATGCGGTTGGAGAGGTCGATATCCAGTTCGATCTGCGGATAGCGCTGCATGAAGTCGATCAGCACCGGCATCACCAGTTCACCCACACGCGGCATGCTGATGCGCAGGCGCCCGCTGGGCCCCAGGGCGGCGCTGCTGAGCTCCAGTTGCGCGGCTTCCAGCTCGCACAGCACGCGCCGGCAGCGCTCGAGAAAGCGCTGACCCTCGGCGGTCAGCGTCATGCTGCGGGTGCTGCGGTGCAGCAGGCGGATGCCCAGCCGCTGCTCCAGTCGCGCGATGCTCTTGCCGACTGCCGAAGAGGAGATGCCAAGCAGGCGGCCGCTTTCGGTGAAGCTGCGGGTGTTGGCCACCTGTACGAACACGCCGATACCGCTGAGGTTGTCCATCCGGGACTCCATCACGGGCCCAGACTGCAAGGGCATTGGATTGAGGACAGAAATGTCCGCTAAGTTGCGAACCTTAGCCTGTTTTTCTCGAGAACGCCGCTGCCTAACCTGCTGCTCGGGTCGATTGGCCGCTTTCCGCTGCGCCAAGCCCTTCTACAGGCGCTTTCCATGTACACAGACGAACATCTGCTGCCTGCAAGCCAGGTGGCCAACGAGCGCGAGCGTTTGCCGCTGAACGGCTTGCTGGTGCTGGCGGGCGCTGGCTTCATCACCATCCTTACCGAGGCATTGCCAGCAGGACTGTTACCGCAACTGAGCGCGGACCTGGGCGTCAGCCAGGCCATGGTCGGGCAGATGGTCACGCTCTACGCGCTCGGCTCACTGCTGGCGGCCATACCGCTGGTGATGCTGACGCGTAGCTGGCGGCGGCGACCGCTGTTGCTGATCGCCATCGGCGGGTTCGCCGTAGTCAATCTGGTCACTGCGCTGTCCAGCCATTACCCCCTGACCCTGGTGGTGCGGTTTTTCGCCGGGGTGTTCGCTGGTCTGCTGTGGGCGCTGGTCGCCGGGTACGCGGCGCGTATGGTGGCGCCTCATCTTCAGGGGCGGGCCATCGCGGTGGCCATGGTCGGCACGCCGCTGGCGCTATCGCTCGGCATACCGGCAGGCACCTTTCTCGGCAATGCGATCGGCTGGCGCTACACCTTCATGCTGATGAGCTTGCTGACCCTGATTCTGCTGGTCTGGGGGCGCATCATCCTGCCGGACTTTGCCGGGCAGCGCAGTGCCGGTCCGCTGCCGATTGCGCGGGTATTGCGCCTGCCCGGCGTCCGTCCGGTACTGCTCGCCATCCTCATCTACGTGCTGGCTCACAACCTGTTCTACACCTATATCGCCGCATTCCTGGCTCCCCTCGGCATGCGCGCGGAAGTCGATCGGGTGCTGCTGGCGTTCGGTCTGGCAGCGCTGCTGGGCATCTGGCTGACCGGCATGCTGATCGACCGCTGGTTGCGCTTGCTGAGCCTGTCGAGTGCGGCCTTGCTGGCGCTGGCTTGCGTGATGCTGGCGGTCAGCGGTTCATCTGCGTTGCTGGTGTATACCGGTGTGGCCGCCTGGGGGCTGGCATTCGGCGGTGTACCCACGCTGTTTCAGACCGCCTCGATTCGCGCAGCGGGCAAGGACGCCGATATCGCGCAATCGATGTGCGTGACCGCCTGGAACCTCGGCATTGCCGGGGGCGGCTTATGCGGTGGCTTGTTCCTGCAGAGCCTGGGCGCCGCAGCACTGCCATGGGGCGCCGCGGGTCTGGGATTGCTGGCATGGCTGGTCATCTTCATGGCCCGAGTGCACGGCTTCGCTCGCGCCGGTTAGGCCCACGAGGATGCTCAGGCGTTCGGCTCTGCAAGAGCCCGCTCATACACCGCCAGATCACCGGCCGAAAAGCAGCAGAACACCACCTGAGCGATATCTGGATGGCTGGCCAGTTCGGTCCGCAGCGTGGTGACGGCGATCCGCGCCGCCTGCTCGATCGGGTAGCCGTATATGCCGGTACTGATGCTGGGGAACGCGATGCTGCTCAGTCGCTGCTGCGCGGCCAGGCGCAGGGCATTGCGGTAGCAGGACGCGAGCAACTGCGCCTCGCCCTGACTGCCGGAGCGCCAGACCGGGCCGACCGTGTGGATGATGAAGCGGGCGGGCAGGCGGTAACCCCTGGTCAGTTTGGCTTCACCGGTCTTGCAGCCACCGAGTAGCCGACACTCGTGCAGCAGCTCGCTGCCAGCGGCGCGATGGATCGCCCCATCGACGCCACCGCCCCCGAGCAGCGAGGAGTTGGCCGCGTTGACGATGGCATCCACGTCCAGTCTGGTGATGTCGCCCTGCAGAGCGGTGAGGGTGGCGGGCATGGCCGGGTCTCCTGATCGAGGTTCGAACGTTGGTGACGGGGCGTGGCTCACCAGAGCAGCGGTTTGCTCTGGCCTTTCCAGAACAGCCAGCGCTGCCGTTCCTGATGCTCGCCGGTACCGATCTGCCAGGCCGGGCGACCGGCGTCCAGATCGATCAGGCAGACGAAACCGGCATAGCTGGACACGGCCAGGGTATTGCCGTCGTCCGACAGATCCATGGCACAGATGGTCGAGCCGATGAAATGCTGCCAGCGCTCGTTGCCCTGTTCGTCGAAGGCCCGCAGATAGCCGTAGGCATCTCCGACGATGAAGGTATCGCCACGGGAGACACCGGCGTACACCCGCGCACCGTCCTGCACGACCGGGGTGCGTTCATCGTCGCTGTAGAAGTCGGTCTGCATGCCGGGCAGGTCCGCCACGGCGACGCTCAGGGTCGCGCCGTTGTAGAAATGGCAGGCATTGAGTATCAGGCGGTCACTGCGGCGATTGAACAGGGCGAAATGCGGATACTCGCCTGCCGGGCCTACTTCGGCGACCTGCTGCAGGGCGCTGTCGAACACCAGATGACTGCCACATTGCTCGCCCACCGCGATCCAGCGGCCATCCGCTGATACGGCGCCGTGCTCCATGGACAGCCCCAGAACGATGTCGTCGGCGGGGGTGCCTTTGTGCAGGTCGTCGCAGATATCCGCCGGGCGCGGCAGCAGGCGCGTGGTTGCCTCACTGGCGAGCACGAAGATGCCATCCGAACTGACCAGCAGCACACGCTGACCATCCGGAAAGGGAATCAGCGCGGTCGGCGTTGGAGGGTGTTCCAGCGCCTCGAGTCCGGCACCCTCAGGCAAGCCTTCCAGCCCCGTGGGCCAGGCGAACTGGGCGACCTGCGGGCCGGCCCAGCCATCGTGCACGCTGATGCCCGATGCCCTGGCAAAGGCGAAATAACGGCGTGCCGGGCAGCGTCCGAAAAAGTCGATGCCGATCACGTCGTGCCACTGGTTGCCGTGAATATGCACCAGGCGTCCACGCTCGTAGGCGCTGCCGACGCGGGCCAGAAGGCTGCCGTCGTCGAGCAGGGCGAGGGCGCTTATCGCCTGGGCCTGGGCATCCAGCAGGGGCACCAGTGGCAGATGGGCCGGTGGCCAGTCGGTACGGAAGTTGGCGTGGCTGGCGTCATCCGCATTCGTCTCGTTGGCGGCCTGCAACGCCTCCAGCAGGGCCGGCAGCAGGTGCTCGGTCGCTGCCAGTTGCGGTTCCTTCAGGCCGTCCCAGCCTTGGCTGAGACCCTGTTCGACATAGCGATTGACCTGTCGGGCATAGTCGAGCACGGCGGCTTGCCATTGCTGTTGGGGAGTTAGCGTCGTCATAAAGCGCTCCTTCGGCGGCCAAGCTCAGGGCAGAATTTCAATCGGTGTGCCGGGCTCGACGGCCTGCCAGATGGTTTCCATCGAGGCATCGTCAACGGCGATGCAGCCATTGGTCCAGTCGAAGCGCTGGGTCAGCCATGACCACCAGCCCCAGCCGTTGCGTTGGCCGTGGATCATGATCAGGCCACCTGGGTCCACTCCCCGGGAGCGGGCGTTGGCTACGTCCGCAGCGTTTGGGTAGGACACGTGAATGGCCTTGTAGTAACCCGAATCGGCTTTCTTGTAATCCAGGGTATAGCGTCCTTCCGGGGTGCGCTCATCGCCTTCCTGCTGTTTGTGGCCATCGGGATTGGCGCCGAATACCACATCGAACGTCGCGAAAGGCTTGCCCTCGGCGATCAGTTGCAGGGTGCGTGCGCTCTTGTCGACGCGCACGGCATCGGCCTTGGGCGTAGCGAGAACGGTGCCGCCGCACAGCAGCAGACAGAGAAGCAGAACAGCTTTCATGAGGGCCTGTGGTGAATGGGGGAGGGTCATTCTCGCGTTGCCGGAGGGCTTTGCGCGCCAATCCAGTCAGCAGTCTAGCTGGCCAGGAATCTGCAAGGCGCCAACTGCATCGCGTTCGCGCCAAGGTAGAGCGTAGCGGCAGGCATTCGTTCCAGGCGGATGCCTTGGCACTGCAGGTCTTGTTGTTAGCATGGGGTTCGCCTATCGCTAGCAACATTACGCCTTGAGCACTCCAGCGGCCCATTCGGGCCAGGCGTTACCCGTCTTTCTCACAAGCCGGTGGCAATTTGCACAGCGCTAGCGAATCAGGTCGCCATGGCGTATTTACCCCACCCATGTGGCTGGCGGATAATGCGTCAGTGGAAGCGCTCGCGACGGGCCATCAGGGCTCGTCGAGGTTGGATCAGAGGACAGGATGGCTGCGAAGACCGTAACCAGCAAGCAAGCCGAAGTGCAGCGCATCGTCGATGTCCTGTTCAAGGCCATCGCCCAGCATCGCTTACCGCCCGGGACGCGCCTGATCGAAGCGCAGATCGTCGAGACCCTGCAGGCCAACCGCAATCATGTTCAGGTGGCGCTGCAGCGCCTGGCCTTGCAGCGCGTCGTCACCATCGAGCCGAACCGCGGCGCGATGGTCGCTCAACCCAGCGCCAAGGAAGCCCGCGAAGTCTTCGCTGCACGGCGCGCCATCGAGCGCGCCATCGTCGAAAGCATCACGCCGGCGATCATGCACAAGCAGCGTCAGCGGGTGGCCACGCACATGAGCAATGAGCGCAAGGCCACCAGCGCTACCGACCGCCGCGCCATCGTTCGCGAGCTGAGCGAGTTTCACCTGATGCTCGGCGAGATCAGCGGCAATTCGGTGCTCAGCGAGATCCTCGCCAATCTGATGGTGCGCAGTTCGCTGATCGTCGCGCTCTACCAGCGCAATGACGTACCGTCCTGCGCATCGGACGAGCATCAGCAAATCATCACCGCCCTGGAGAACGGCGAGCATGAGCGGGCAGCTGCGGTGATGCTCGATCACCTGGGCGAGCTCGAAGACCAGCTGGATCTGGACGATCAGGCCGAGCCCGAGGTCAATCTGCGTCAGGCCCTCGCAGGGCTGTAACGCGGCACCTCATGAATCTGCCATGAATGCGGCAGATCGGCGCCTTCGCCGTTGCGCGATGGGTTGCGACTCAGAGCGCCATTTCCCGCCTGAACACCTCCAGCGTATGAGCCTTGACCCGCACGAACTCCGGATGGCTCATGATCTCCGCGCCCCGTGGTCGGGGCAGATCGAATGGGACGATTTCGGCAATCTGGGTGGGGCGCCGGGTCAGCAGCAGGATCTCATCGGCCAGAAATACCGCGTCTTCCAGGTCGTGAGAAACGATCAGCATGGTGACCCCGGTCGCCAACTGCACCTCCTGCAATTTGTCGCGGATGAACAAGGTCATCTCGAAGTCCAGCGCGGAAAACGGCTCGTCGAGGAACATCACTTCCGGGCGCGGCGCCAGCGCCCGCATGATGCACACGGTCTGTTGCTGGCCACCTGAAAGCTCGTACGGATAACGATTCAGATCGAAGCGGATATCGAACATCCGCGTCAGCTCATCGACACGTGCGTTCACATCGGCCTTGCTCATGCCCTGACGCACCAAGGGGTAGGCGATGTTGGCGCGGGCACTCATCCACGGAAAGAGCGCATCGCGGTAGTTCTGGAACACGTAGCCGATCTTGGTCTGGGCGAGCGTCTTGCCATCGAACAGAATCTCGCCTTTATCCATCGGCATCAGCCCGGCGATCATGTTCATCAGTGTCGACTTGCCGCAGCCGTTGGGCCCGAAGGTCGAGACGATCTTGCCGCGCGGCAGATCGAGATCCAGATCTGTATACAACGGCTGGCCGGCAAAGGCTTTGCTCAGGCCGCGAATGGTGACATGGGTGTCGGCACGCGGTGCCGCACCGGGTACCTGTGGCTTGTCGAGGGCTGGGGCGAGGGAAAGAGCGTGCGTCATGCCTGGCTACTCCAGTGGACGGTTTTTTTCTCGATCAGCAGGAACGCCAGGTTCAGCAGATAGCCGAGGGCGCCGGTGATCAGGATCGAGGCGTACATGTCTTTGATGTTGAATACCTGTTGCGCATCGATGATCCGGTGCCCCAGGCCGTTTTCCGAGCCGATGAACATTTCCGCGACGATCACGATCACCAGGGCGATGGACACCCCGGTACGCAAGCCGACGAAGGTTTGCGCGAGGCTTTCCATCAGCAGGATGTCCTTGAAGATGTGCCAGCGCGAAATGCCCATTACCTTGGCGGCCATCAGCCGGGTTTTCTTGGCGTTCATCACGCCGTAGGCGCTGTTGAACAGAATCACCAGCACGGCGGCGAATGCGGCGATAGCGATCTTGTTCGCATCGCTGATGCCGAAAATCAACATGAACAACGGGATCAGCGCCGAGGAGGGCGTCGAGCGGAAGAAGTCGATCAAAAATTCCAGGCTGCGGTAGACCTTTTCGCTACTGCCCAGAATGACTCCCAACGGCACCCCCACCGCAGCCGCGAAAGCGAACGCGGCCAGGGTTCGGTACAGCGTCGAGGCGATGTCGGTACGCATGGATGGCTCGGCGAACGACTGGAACATGAAGCCCAGGGTCTCGAGCGGCGAGGGTAGCAGAACCGGATTCAGCCATTGAGCACTGACGGCAAGCTGCCACAACAGAAACAGCAGCAGTGGGCCGATCAGCGGCAGCAGGCGAGAAGACCAGTGTGACGTCATGACGATTCTCCTCAACCCTGATAGATCAGCGCAGCCACGTCGATTGGTTTGCTGAAGATTTTCCGCTCTGTGAACACGTCATAGAACTTCTGGAACCACTGCAAGTTGTCGCCTTTCAGGTCGGAATACATGACGAAGCCGGGCAGCGGTACCTCGTTCACCAGATCCGATTCGATGCTGGTGTAGCCGACGATGTTCTTGCGTGCCTGCTCCGGCTGCGAGGCGATGAACGCCACGGCCTTCTGGTAGGCGGCGATGAAGGCTTTGGTCTGTTGCGGCTTGCTCTCGATGAAGCTGCTGTTCAGCGCGGCTGCGCCACCGAACCAGGGGGCGTCGGCATTACCGAGCACGTATTTGGAGATGACGCCGGTTTCCAGCGTGCGCGACAGGTTCTTCATGCGCCCCACGGTGCCGGTCGGCTCCAGGGTATAGACCCCGTCGATCTGGCCGGCCGCCAGGGCTGGCGCGTGCTGGCCGACTGGCAGTTCGATGACCGAGGGATCGCTGAAGCCGTTCTTTTCCAGAATGATCTTCGCCATGGTGACGTTCTGGATGCCCGGACCGCAGGCGATTTTCTTGCCTTGCAGATCGCTGATGCTCTGCGCAGTGCTATTGAGCGGAACCAGAAACTCATCCAGAACCAGTCGATGGTTCGACGGGTTGGAGCAGATGATCTTGAACAGCCCCGGCATGGTGATCGCCCCCAGACCGAGGGCGCCGGTCGCGGTGCCGTTCGCACAGCCGTGGATCCGGCCAGTTATCATGCCCTCGACGATTTGCTGAGGGCTGGAGAACTTGACGCCTTTGACGTTCAGCCCTGCTTCCTTGAAAAAACCTTGCTCCAGGGCGACATACAGCGGCAGGCCGCCAACGATGGGCCAATAGCCGATACGGATTTCCTCGTCATCGGCGGCAAACGCGCCTGCGGGAAGCAGGCTGCCGAGCGTCATGGCGCTCCCCGTCACGGCCAGCCACTTCATCAATTGGCGACGATCCAGATTGAGCGGAAGGTTTTCAGGTTTGACGTCTTTCATCGGTTTTCCCTGTTCTCGGATTGGCAAGGTGGCGCGTGCATAGCTGCAAGCACGTGCCGTTCCAGGTTTATAAATTTATAAAATTCAATTAGTTACATGTTCCTTTGACGATTGGCTGGGGCGATATCCGCGCAGCGTCGATGAACAGGCCCCAGGTTGGCGCTTGCGGTGATGTGGGCTGTCACGGCCTGAGCAGGCGTGGTTGTGCGCGTTCGAAGGTCTTGCGGCCGGCCTTGTAGCCCATCAGCGGCGGGCTGATCTCGGCCACCACTGCGGCCGGTGAGGGCGCATCGAAGACGATGAAGTCGGCGCGGCAGCCCGGCGTCAGGCCATAGTCGGGAAGGCGCAACAGGCGTGCCGACTCACTCGACACCCAGCTCAGGCAACGCAGCAACTCGGCCTCGGTAGCCAGTTGGGCGACGTTGGCGAACAGGTTGGCCTGACGCACCAGCGACGCGTCTCCGTAGGGGGTGAAAGGGTTGCCGATGTTGTTGGTCGATAGCGAGCAGGTCACGCCACAGGCGTGCAGGTGCTGCAGGGGCGCCAGGCCCCGGGGCCGGTTGTGAAAGTGCTCGCGGCCGGTGAGGAACAGGTCGGTACTCGGCAGGCAGGTGACCTGCACACCGGCCTCGGCCAGGGATTCGGCAACCGCCAGCAGAGTGTCCCTGGGCAATGCCGACAGCTTGGTCACATGGCCGATGGTCACCCGGCCAGCCCAGCCGTGCTGGTGAGTGCAGCGGATCACCTCGCCGATGGTCATGCCTTCGGGGTTCAGGTCGAAGTCCAGATGGAAGTCCAGGTCACGGTCGAACTCCACCGCCAGTTCGAACAGCCGGCGAATCTGCGCGCCAGGGTCGGCATCGGTGTAGGGGCAACCGCCAAGCACCTCGGCGCCCTGGGCCAGCGCCTCGCACAGCAGGCCTTCGGTACCGGGGTTGTTGAGCAGGCCTTCCTGGGGGAACACGCAGATTTCCAGGCTGATGGCCCAGGCGTAATCCGCCTGCAGGCGGCGCACCGCGTTGAAGCCGATCAGGCCGATCTGCGGGTCGATCTCGACGTGGGTGCGCATGTGCGTGGTGCCTTGGGCGATGGCCTTGTCGAGCACCTGGGCGCCGCGCTGGTAGACGTCCGCCTCGGTGAAATCGGCCTTGGCCGAGCGGGTCTGGGCGATGGCCTCGGCCAGGGTGCCTTCGCTGAGTTGGCAGCGCTGCATGATGCAGGCCTTGTCCAGGTGGATATGGGTCTCCACCAGGCCGGGGAGTAGCAGCTTGCCATTCAGGTCTAGGGTCTCGGCGGTGGCACTGGGCGCACTGACGAAGCGGCCATCCTTCACGTACAGGGTCTGCAGCGCCTGGGTGCCATCGCCGAGGCGGGCGTTGATGATGGTCAGCGCAGTCATGCCGCGGCTCCTTCGCCGAGGTAGGCCGCTTCCAGTTCCGGGTCGCCGCGCAACGCTTCGGCACTGCCGGATTTGACGATGCGCCCGGTCTCCAGCACGTAGGCGCGGTCTGCCACCTGCAGGGCGAGGTTGGCCATCTGGTCGACCAGCAGCAGGGTCACGCCTTCGTCGCGCAGGGCGGCCAGGGCGTCGTACAGCTCGCCGATCATGGCCGGCGACAGGCCCAGGGAAGGCTCGTCGAGCAGCAGGATCTTCGGTTTGGCCATCAGCCCGCGACCCACTGCCACCATCTGCTGTTCGCCGCCCGAGAGCAGGCCGGCTGGGCTGTCGATACGGTCGCGCAGGCGTGGGAAGCGGCGCAGGATGGCTTCTATTTCCGCGTCGGCATCGAAGGCCTCCTTGCGTGAGTAAGCGCCGAGCAGCAGGTTGTCACGCACGCTGAGCTGGCCGAACACCTGCCGACCCTCCGGCACCAGGGCCAGGCCCCGGGCGGCGATGGTGCTGGCATCGGCGTGTTCGATGCTCTCGTTGTCGAGCAGGATGCTGCCGCCACTGGCTTTATGCAGCCCGGCCAGGCACTGCAGGATGCTCGATTTGCCGGCGCCGTTGGCGCCCAGAATGGCGATCAGCTCGCCAGGGTTGACCACGATATTGACCCTGTCGACCACCGGCGCGGCGCCGTAGTCGATGATCAGATCCTTGATGTACAGACGAGCATCGCGCGAGCCGTCCCAGGCTTCGGCCCGTGGCGTGGCCTGGTAGCTGGTGCCGCCCAGATAGGCGGCGATGACCCGTTCGTCCTTGCGCACTTCATCCGGTACGCCCCAGGCGATGGGCTTGCCGGCGTCGAGCACCAGCAGACGTTCGGACACGGCCATCACCAGCCCCATGTCGTGCTCGACCAGAATGACCGCGATGCCGAACCCGGCGAGGGTTCTGAACAGGCTGGCCAGGCGGTCGGTGTCGCTGCGGCTGAGCCCGGCTGCCGGCTCGTCGAGCAGCAGTACGCTGGGCCGGGTGGCCAGGGCGCGGGCGATTTCCACCAGGCGCCGGTCGACGTGGGCCAGGTCATCGGCCGGGGTGTTCACCGAGCCCTGGTAGCCGACCAGGGTCAGCAACTGCAGCGCCAGCTGGCGTCGGGTATCGCTGGCACAACTGAAGGGCAGACCGAGGCGCCCCTGTTGCATGGCCACCAGCAGGTTCTCCAGCACCGACAGCTCGCCGAACAGCTGGGTGGTCTGGTAGGTGCGGGCGATGCCGGCACGGGCGATTTTCCAGGCGGGCAGACCCGCCAGTGGGCGACCCAGGTCGATGCTGCCGCTGTCCGGTGCGTAGAAGCCGCTGATCATGTTCAGCACCGTGGTCTTGCCCGCGCCATTGGGGCCGATGATGCTGGTGATGCTGCCCGGTGGAGCCTGCAGGCTGACGTTCCGTGCCGCCTGGACGCCGCCGAAGCGAATGCCGATGTCCTTGACCTGCAGGCCTTGGCGGGCGGCGACGTCTTGCTGGAAGAACGCACTCAACTGCGCATGGTCGAAGGTCGCCGGGGCGGCTTGGTGGGCGGGCCGCAGCCACAGGCCGGCCAGGGTGCCGAGCAGGCCCCGTGGTGCAGCCCAGAGCACGCTGAGCAGCAGCACGGAGAAGATCAGCAGGCGGTATTCGGCGAAATCCGAAAGCATTTCCGGCAGCAGCACGATCAACAGGGCGCCGAGCAGTGGGCCGAACAGAGTGCCGCTGCCGCCGACGATCACCGCCAGCACGAACAGGATCGACTGCGAGAAGGGGAAGGAGGCCGGGTTGATGAACATCATCAGTGGCGCCACCAGCGAACCGGCCAGGCCGGTGAGCAGGGCGGACAGGGCGAAGGCCAGGGTCTTGGTCTGCACCGGGTTGAAACCGAGCGAGCGGGCAGCGATTTCGGTGGATTTCACCGCGCGCATGGCCATGCCCCAGCCGCTGTGGCGCAGGCGCTGGAACAGCGCCAGGGCGGCGATCATCAGGCCGGTGGCGATCAGCGCCATGCTCACGCTCGGGTCGAGGCTGCCGATTTCCGGCATGGGGATGCCCATCAGGCCGTTGGCTCCGCCGGTCAGCGAGCGCCATTCGATCAGCCCGTGGTGCACCACCAGGGCAAAGGCAATGGTGATCATCGCCAGGTACGGGCCGCTGACGCGCAGAGCCGGGATCGCCAGCAGCGCGCCAATGGCGCCACAGGCCAGGCCAGCGGCGATCATCGCCAGGCCCAGGGGCAGGCCGGCCATGGTCAGCAGCGCCGAGACGTAGGCGCCGATGGCGTAGAAGGCGATATGGCCGAAGGAGATCTGCCCGCTCAGGCCGATCAGGATGTTCAGGCCCACGCCAACTACCACGGCCAGCGCGCAGAAGGTGAAGACCAGCAGCGAGTAGCTGTCGAGCAGCAGCG encodes:
- a CDS encoding L,D-transpeptidase family protein; protein product: MKAVLLLCLLLCGGTVLATPKADAVRVDKSARTLQLIAEGKPFATFDVVFGANPDGHKQQEGDERTPEGRYTLDYKKADSGYYKAIHVSYPNAADVANARSRGVDPGGLIMIHGQRNGWGWWSWLTQRFDWTNGCIAVDDASMETIWQAVEPGTPIEILP
- a CDS encoding O-acetyl-ADP-ribose deacetylase produces the protein MPATLTALQGDITRLDVDAIVNAANSSLLGGGGVDGAIHRAAGSELLHECRLLGGCKTGEAKLTRGYRLPARFIIHTVGPVWRSGSQGEAQLLASCYRNALRLAAQQRLSSIAFPSISTGIYGYPIEQAARIAVTTLRTELASHPDIAQVVFCCFSAGDLAVYERALAEPNA
- a CDS encoding ABC transporter ATP-binding protein — its product is MTHALSLAPALDKPQVPGAAPRADTHVTIRGLSKAFAGQPLYTDLDLDLPRGKIVSTFGPNGCGKSTLMNMIAGLMPMDKGEILFDGKTLAQTKIGYVFQNYRDALFPWMSARANIAYPLVRQGMSKADVNARVDELTRMFDIRFDLNRYPYELSGGQQQTVCIMRALAPRPEVMFLDEPFSALDFEMTLFIRDKLQEVQLATGVTMLIVSHDLEDAVFLADEILLLTRRPTQIAEIVPFDLPRPRGAEIMSHPEFVRVKAHTLEVFRREMAL
- a CDS encoding ABC transporter substrate-binding protein — translated: MKDVKPENLPLNLDRRQLMKWLAVTGSAMTLGSLLPAGAFAADDEEIRIGYWPIVGGLPLYVALEQGFFKEAGLNVKGVKFSSPQQIVEGMITGRIHGCANGTATGALGLGAITMPGLFKIICSNPSNHRLVLDEFLVPLNSTAQSISDLQGKKIACGPGIQNVTMAKIILEKNGFSDPSVIELPVGQHAPALAAGQIDGVYTLEPTGTVGRMKNLSRTLETGVISKYVLGNADAPWFGGAAALNSSFIESKPQQTKAFIAAYQKAVAFIASQPEQARKNIVGYTSIESDLVNEVPLPGFVMYSDLKGDNLQWFQKFYDVFTERKIFSKPIDVAALIYQG
- a CDS encoding LysR family transcriptional regulator, with amino-acid sequence MDNLSGIGVFVQVANTRSFTESGRLLGISSSAVGKSIARLEQRLGIRLLHRSTRSMTLTAEGQRFLERCRRVLCELEAAQLELSSAALGPSGRLRISMPRVGELVMPVLIDFMQRYPQIELDIDLSNRMVDVFEEGFDAVIRTGPMQDSRLTARQLGSFAQQLVASPDYLHSHGTPQQPADLLEHACLMYRFHASGKLDRWPLRGANAELEGALRQRVICNTLDSLLRVTRSGLGIACLPDFLIAEDIAAGRLRPVLADHMEHGGAFWMLWPNSKYALPKLRVFIDHMSTTLFSKP
- a CDS encoding PQQ-binding-like beta-propeller repeat protein, producing the protein MTTLTPQQQWQAAVLDYARQVNRYVEQGLSQGWDGLKEPQLAATEHLLPALLEALQAANETNADDASHANFRTDWPPAHLPLVPLLDAQAQAISALALLDDGSLLARVGSAYERGRLVHIHGNQWHDVIGIDFFGRCPARRYFAFARASGISVHDGWAGPQVAQFAWPTGLEGLPEGAGLEALEHPPTPTALIPFPDGQRVLLVSSDGIFVLASEATTRLLPRPADICDDLHKGTPADDIVLGLSMEHGAVSADGRWIAVGEQCGSHLVFDSALQQVAEVGPAGEYPHFALFNRRSDRLILNACHFYNGATLSVAVADLPGMQTDFYSDDERTPVVQDGARVYAGVSRGDTFIVGDAYGYLRAFDEQGNERWQHFIGSTICAMDLSDDGNTLAVSSYAGFVCLIDLDAGRPAWQIGTGEHQERQRWLFWKGQSKPLLW
- a CDS encoding ABC transporter permease, whose translation is MTSHWSSRLLPLIGPLLLFLLWQLAVSAQWLNPVLLPSPLETLGFMFQSFAEPSMRTDIASTLYRTLAAFAFAAAVGVPLGVILGSSEKVYRSLEFLIDFFRSTPSSALIPLFMLIFGISDANKIAIAAFAAVLVILFNSAYGVMNAKKTRLMAAKVMGISRWHIFKDILLMESLAQTFVGLRTGVSIALVIVIVAEMFIGSENGLGHRIIDAQQVFNIKDMYASILITGALGYLLNLAFLLIEKKTVHWSSQA
- a CDS encoding MFS transporter, whose product is MYTDEHLLPASQVANERERLPLNGLLVLAGAGFITILTEALPAGLLPQLSADLGVSQAMVGQMVTLYALGSLLAAIPLVMLTRSWRRRPLLLIAIGGFAVVNLVTALSSHYPLTLVVRFFAGVFAGLLWALVAGYAARMVAPHLQGRAIAVAMVGTPLALSLGIPAGTFLGNAIGWRYTFMLMSLLTLILLVWGRIILPDFAGQRSAGPLPIARVLRLPGVRPVLLAILIYVLAHNLFYTYIAAFLAPLGMRAEVDRVLLAFGLAALLGIWLTGMLIDRWLRLLSLSSAALLALACVMLAVSGSSALLVYTGVAAWGLAFGGVPTLFQTASIRAAGKDADIAQSMCVTAWNLGIAGGGLCGGLFLQSLGAAALPWGAAGLGLLAWLVIFMARVHGFARAG
- a CDS encoding GntR family transcriptional regulator → MAAKTVTSKQAEVQRIVDVLFKAIAQHRLPPGTRLIEAQIVETLQANRNHVQVALQRLALQRVVTIEPNRGAMVAQPSAKEAREVFAARRAIERAIVESITPAIMHKQRQRVATHMSNERKATSATDRRAIVRELSEFHLMLGEISGNSVLSEILANLMVRSSLIVALYQRNDVPSCASDEHQQIITALENGEHERAAAVMLDHLGELEDQLDLDDQAEPEVNLRQALAGL